In the genome of Oxyura jamaicensis isolate SHBP4307 breed ruddy duck chromosome 7 unlocalized genomic scaffold, BPBGC_Ojam_1.0 oxy7_random_OJ86, whole genome shotgun sequence, the window CCCCCCGGGTGCTGAGCGCCCGCTGTGCCTCCCCCAGCCCGGATGGGGTCAGGAGGGTGCCCGGTGCCCAGCACAGGGGGGGTGGCAGGACCCCATCAGGACCCCCCCGGTGACCCCTTCCTGTAGGACATCTCCTCCCCCTCCAGTGTAGCAGACACCAGCGCAGGGCAAACAGCCCCAAAATATCTCaggagggggggggcggctggCAAAGCCCCCCTCGACACGCACACACGGCAGAGAGGGGGACCCGCGGCAGGAACTGGTGACACCGGGGGGAGAtggggcagagccaggctgggtCCCATCCCTAGTGCCCCAAGACCCGTGAGGGCACAGCCGTGTCGTGGCCAAAGCCATAGATGCAGGAGGAGCCCCTCCACCACAGTGGTGTGCCCGGGAGGGTGTCCTGGTCCCCGTGGGTGGTGGCACGCGTGGCGtgggaccccagccccagggaacAGCCACCCTGCGCCCACCACGTGCTCCTGCACCACCCCCCGGGTGCAAGCAGAAGCATCCCCGCAGCGATGCCAGGCGTcagccggggccgtgccgggccccCCACCCAGCAccagagggggaaggagggtgcCTGGGTGCCGGGTGCAGGATGTGGCCCCCTCCCTGGCAGCGGGAGCGAGCCCCGGGCAGGGTGGGCGCGGGCACGGCGGGAGGTGACCGTCGGAGGTGTGCGTCACTGTTTTATAGATGTACAAAAGCTCCCTAATAAAGAGGCACAAGTAGGTCCAGAGCTGCCTGcatggctggggtggggggcacggAGGTTGGGGATCCTCATGCAGCCCCAAAAAGAGCTGTGCTTGCGCTGCACACCAGCACCAGAAGCCCTCACGTCTCCGCGGGCTGGAGCACAACGGGTGTGCCGTGGCAGGGCGGGCGCCGCGGCAGCACCCGGCCGGGCTCTATCAGCCCCATGCaggcggtgccggggggggaGGTCGGGCTCTGCCCACCCCGGGGGCTGCCAGAAGCTCACCGTGAGCcaggggggcagaggggctgcggTGGGTGCTCCCCACACCGGGGCTGCagcccgcagccctgcccgTGGCCGGGGCTCtgccaggaggtgctgggcatTGGGGTGCCCCCGGCAGCGGTGCTGGCCCCCCGCGGCTCCCGGGCGCGTTATCAGCGCCAGGCACAGCCCCGTCGATGAGAGGCCGCTGCTTGCTTTCCCCGGCACTGCGCTCTCACGGGGCCGCCAGCTGTCTGATCCTCCGTCACCCGTCCCCCAGCCGGGGGCACGGCGCAGGTGAGGTGGGGGCACCACGGTGGGGCCccgggggtgctgctggagcccagaGGTGGGAGGTGGAGGATGGGgtctgggctgggagggggggcAAAGCAGCAACATCCCCGGTGCTGCGGGGAGCAGGgctctcctgcctcctcctgggcTATCCTGCGGCAcagggaggggacggggggaggccggggggggccTGTGGAGGAGGCTGCCAGCACCGTTAGAGGTCCCCTTGGGGTCTTTGAGTCCCCCGCCACCGTGCCCTGACCCAGCTGCCCCTCCAGGATGTCCCCCCAGAAGGCCACCCTCATCCACACCAAGGCGGCGACGGGCAGCTCGTGCTGCGCCCTGCCCTGCAGCGAGGACGTGTCGGAGGAGCTGAGCGAGGAGGAGAGCGGGATCGCGCGGCGAGCCCAACGCGCGGcgctggaggtgctggaggacGCGCTGAGGAAGGACCGGGTGCTGATGAAGAACCTGAAGGACGTGGTGGTGCTGGCCGGGGAGGGCCAGGGGGGCGAGGGCTGGGTGGAGCGCTACGCCATGCTCACCAAGAAGCTGCTGCGCAGCCTCGTCTCGCAGCTGCAGCAGGCGGCTTTCCGCAAAAACCCCCGCAGGGCCGGGTCCTACGCCTACGTCAAGAAGAACGCCTGGGACCGTACCATCTACCTGTGCCCCCTCTTCTGGCAGGCCCCCGGCGAGCTGGAGAAGGACTCGCAGCCCGGGACGCTCATCCACGAGGCATCGCACTTCCTGGGCCTGCACGACATCACCTACGCCACGGCCAGCTTtcgggccgggggcggcggcgcggcgaTATGGACCGACCGCTGCGTGCCCCTCTTCGAGTCCCTGCGGAAGGCGCTGCTCAACGCCAACAGCATCGAGTACGAGTTCGAGATCGTGCTGAGGCACCGGCAGCCCTACCGGGGCGGGCGCTACGGCTGCTGCGGGGAGACGGCCAGGAACTCCGTCTGCGAGAACGCCCTGCCCCACGGGGGGCTCTCCTGCGAGACCCCCGAGAGGTGAGCGCAGCCCCGGGGTGGGCACTGCCAGCGGCGGGGTGACGTGGTggtgggggacacggggggTGGCGGGGTGGGAAACGCTTCctgggctcccccagccccgcatCCCGCCCCGGCCAGGGGCCAGGTCCCCAGATCCCGCGGGTTCTGCTCCCCAGGCACCTTGCGCCCTGGGCAGACCCGGCTGAAGCTGCCCCAGACTCACAGCCCCGCTGTCtcgccccagcccagcagccatGCGGAGCACCATCGGGGACACGGTGcggctgtccctgctgcccgcCCGGGACGCCATGCGGAGCTGCCTGCGGGACATGCGGCGAGCGGCGGAGGCCACGGAGCGGTGCCAccgggcggcggcggtggcCAACGTCACCGGCGGGGCgctgggggtggcggggggggccACGGCCAtggcggggctgctgctggcccccaCGGCGCTGGGCACCGCGCTGCTGCTGTCGGCCGTGGGCTTCGGCGTCTCGCTGCTCGGGAGCCTCGTCGGTGCCACCGCCACCGTCAGCGACAGCCTCGGGTGCCTGGCGAGGAAGGACGGGGCGGAGGCGCTGCTGGAGGAGTTCGGGGCGCAGGCGGAGGTGTTCACGGGCAGCCGGGAGCACGTGGAGAGGGCGcggaggctgctggaggtgctggggaaggacgAGAGCCTGGACGTCAtcctgggggtgttcagggTGGTGACGGGGCTGGGGCGCAGCGTCCTCAATGGCAGCAGTGTGGCCAAAGCCAGCGCGGCGCTGGCTGGGGCCAGCCGTGCCGTGAGCCTCGCCGGGACGGCCACGCAGCTCCTCCTCGGGCTCTGCCTGGCCCTGGACATCTTTTTTGTCACCAAGGACTCGGCTCACCTGTCCCGCGGCGCGCGGGCAGAGCTGGCCGGGAGCATCCGCGCAGCGGCAGGGGTGCTGGAGAGGGACTTCGGCGTCATCGACGAGTTCTGCCAGAAAATAAACCTCATCCTGGAGGAGCCGGAGTGAGGCCGGGCGGAAGGAAAGGCCGAGCCT includes:
- the LOC118157587 gene encoding uncharacterized protein LOC118157587 isoform X2, which produces MSPQKATLIHTKAATGSSCCALPCSEDVSEELSEEESGIARRAQRAALEVLEDALRKDRVLMKNLKDVVVLAGEGQGGEGWVERYAMLTKKLLRSLVSQLQQAAFRKNPRRAGSYAYVKKNAWDRTIYLCPLFWQAPGELEKDSQPGTLIHEASHFLGLHDITYATASFRAGGGGAAIWTDRCVPLFESLRKALLNANSIEYEFEIVLRHRQPYRGGRYGCCGETARNSVCENALPHGGLSCETPESPAAMRSTIGDTVRLSLLPARDAMRSCLRDMRRAAEATERCHRAAAVANVTGGALGVAGGATAMAGLLLAPTALGTALLLSAVGFGVSLLGSLVGATATVSDSLGCLARKDGAEALLEEFGAQAEVFTGSREHVERARRLLEVLGKDESLDVILGVFRVVTGLGRSVLNGSSVAKASAALAGASRAVSLAGTATQLLLGLCLALDIFFVTKDSAHLSRGARAELAGSIRAAAGVLERDFGVIDEFCQKINLILEEPE
- the LOC118157587 gene encoding uncharacterized protein LOC118157587 isoform X1 — translated: MQEEPLHHSGVPGRVSWSPWVVARVAWDPSPREQPPCAHHVLLHHPPGASRSIPAAMPGVSRGRAGPPTQHQRGKEGAWVPGAGCGPLPGSGSEPRAGWARARREVTVGGVRHCFIDVQKLPNKEAQVGPELPAWLGWGARRLGILMQPQKELCLRCTPAPEALTSPRAGAQRVCRGRAGAAAAPGRALSAPCRRCRGGRSGSAHPGGCQKLTVSQGGRGAAVGAPHTGAAARSPARGRGSARRCWALGCPRQRCWPPAAPGRVISARHSPVDERPLLAFPGTALSRGRQLSDPPSPVPQPGARRRMSPQKATLIHTKAATGSSCCALPCSEDVSEELSEEESGIARRAQRAALEVLEDALRKDRVLMKNLKDVVVLAGEGQGGEGWVERYAMLTKKLLRSLVSQLQQAAFRKNPRRAGSYAYVKKNAWDRTIYLCPLFWQAPGELEKDSQPGTLIHEASHFLGLHDITYATASFRAGGGGAAIWTDRCVPLFESLRKALLNANSIEYEFEIVLRHRQPYRGGRYGCCGETARNSVCENALPHGGLSCETPESPAAMRSTIGDTVRLSLLPARDAMRSCLRDMRRAAEATERCHRAAAVANVTGGALGVAGGATAMAGLLLAPTALGTALLLSAVGFGVSLLGSLVGATATVSDSLGCLARKDGAEALLEEFGAQAEVFTGSREHVERARRLLEVLGKDESLDVILGVFRVVTGLGRSVLNGSSVAKASAALAGASRAVSLAGTATQLLLGLCLALDIFFVTKDSAHLSRGARAELAGSIRAAAGVLERDFGVIDEFCQKINLILEEPE